Proteins encoded within one genomic window of Lysinibacillus sphaericus:
- a CDS encoding phage portal protein — MRLIKEWREWRNYRRIQEFRESGMDELLLQAGLANAVLTKEEALSIPSVGTCVDLISGLIATLPIKLYKENSGKVEEMEDDRRIILLNDETHDTLDGFQFKKALVTDYLLEGAGYAYINRRRNDVESLHYVENRNVSVLVGVDPIFKSYDISVNGVNYREFEFIKIARNSKDGVTGNGIIKDHNKILSVAYNTLDFEDSLVKTGGNKKGFLKSLGRLSKDAIAELKTAWNNLYKNNTENIVVLNNGLDFKEASSTSVEMQLNENKKTNSSEINKLFKVPDSILDGSANEEVHTNFIKNCILPIIRAIETALNKDLLLPSEKVQSFYFAFDMKELVKGDTEKRYKAYEIALKNGWMQVDEVRYLEDQPPLGLDFIKLGLQDVLYDPKTKTIYTPNTNKTADISDGGHENEKGGEEIED; from the coding sequence GTGAGATTAATTAAAGAGTGGCGCGAATGGCGTAATTATAGACGAATTCAGGAATTTCGTGAGAGTGGAATGGATGAATTATTGCTGCAGGCAGGGTTAGCAAATGCTGTTTTAACAAAGGAAGAAGCGCTAAGTATACCTAGTGTTGGCACCTGTGTAGATTTAATTTCGGGTCTTATTGCTACTCTACCTATCAAATTGTACAAAGAAAACAGCGGTAAAGTTGAAGAAATGGAAGATGATAGACGCATCATTTTGCTTAATGATGAGACACACGATACACTAGATGGCTTCCAATTTAAAAAAGCTTTAGTAACTGATTATTTATTAGAGGGTGCAGGGTACGCATATATCAACCGGAGAAGAAATGATGTTGAAAGTCTCCACTATGTTGAAAATCGAAATGTATCGGTGCTAGTTGGCGTTGATCCAATATTTAAAAGCTATGATATATCCGTTAATGGTGTGAACTATCGCGAATTTGAATTTATAAAAATCGCTCGAAATTCTAAAGATGGTGTGACAGGTAATGGAATCATAAAGGATCACAATAAAATATTATCTGTTGCATATAATACGCTTGATTTTGAGGATTCACTTGTTAAAACAGGTGGAAATAAGAAAGGGTTCTTAAAGTCATTAGGCCGATTGTCAAAGGATGCAATTGCGGAATTAAAAACAGCCTGGAACAATTTATACAAGAATAATACAGAAAATATTGTTGTATTGAACAATGGCTTAGATTTCAAAGAGGCATCGAGTACATCGGTTGAAATGCAGCTGAATGAAAACAAAAAGACCAATTCAAGCGAAATAAATAAACTTTTCAAAGTACCCGACAGCATTTTGGATGGTTCGGCCAATGAAGAAGTGCATACAAACTTTATTAAAAATTGCATACTGCCGATTATTCGAGCAATTGAAACGGCATTGAACAAGGACTTGCTTCTTCCATCGGAAAAAGTGCAGTCTTTTTATTTTGCTTTCGATATGAAAGAGCTTGTCAAAGGTGACACCGAAAAACGCTATAAAGCTTACGAAATTGCCCTTAAAAATGGGTGGATGCAGGTAGACGAAGTTCGTTATTTAGAAGATCAACCACCACTTGGTTTAGATTTCATTAAGTTGGGCTTGCAAGATGTATTATATGATCCGAAAACAAAGACAATTTACACGCCAAACACAAATAAAACCGCTGATATTTCAGATGGTGGCCACGAAAACGAGAAGGGAGGTGAAGAAATTGAGGATTGA
- a CDS encoding terminase large subunit: protein MIFDKAVKYAERVVKGKEITTKEVIIQCNWFLRDLEKQYEDKFDYYFDMDEIEKIEGLLELLNFATGLGVAGKTILEGLEGFQAFFLVNIFGWRFKSDKEKFRYRDITLFIPRKNAKTFICALIIIILMLTEDDYSEFYSICLDRELAGEVKKAMTQIIMASPGVAKYFVIPKTLSGRIVCTLTNSFYQARTAEANRNNSIRPSAFIADEVGAFKDYKNINAMKSGQLNVKNPLRFKLTTAYAEDKSIMLEELAYAKKVFNGFIEDDRMFALLYYAEDEHLWDDTGLLQANPLRVEENYNEIRDSRKSAIEKPSEREEYLCKHMNHFLPSNSGEAYVNVEDLRKCKMEDFDWSGRQVWLGLDLAMTNDNCSFSIVTEEDMQIYADSYAFVPTERIPDKNRVEKINYYDHIKSGKCFSCGDMTVDYGFIEQKVLEVEEQFNVIVMGVAYDRYNCLSTAQKLEKEGLVTVEVKQHSSVLHPATKLLREKIMNKEFHYTENELLEENFQNAKVTEDTNKNIYVNKKKSTGKVDMVVSLINAIYLLQHDVIFNPDADWGAQII from the coding sequence ATGATATTTGATAAGGCGGTAAAATACGCTGAAAGGGTTGTAAAAGGTAAGGAAATTACAACAAAAGAGGTCATTATCCAGTGTAATTGGTTTTTAAGAGACTTAGAAAAGCAATATGAAGATAAGTTTGATTACTATTTTGACATGGACGAAATAGAAAAAATCGAAGGACTATTGGAATTACTTAATTTTGCTACAGGTTTAGGCGTTGCAGGAAAAACAATATTAGAGGGCTTGGAAGGTTTCCAGGCTTTTTTTCTTGTCAATATATTCGGATGGCGCTTTAAAAGCGATAAAGAAAAGTTTAGATACCGTGATATTACGCTGTTTATTCCTCGTAAGAATGCGAAGACGTTCATTTGTGCTTTAATCATTATCATCTTAATGCTAACGGAAGATGACTACTCAGAGTTCTATTCTATTTGTTTGGATCGTGAGCTTGCAGGTGAAGTTAAAAAGGCTATGACGCAAATTATTATGGCCAGCCCTGGGGTTGCTAAATACTTTGTGATTCCAAAAACATTGAGTGGCCGTATCGTTTGCACATTAACGAATAGTTTTTACCAAGCACGTACTGCAGAGGCAAATAGAAACAACTCAATTCGTCCATCTGCTTTTATCGCTGATGAAGTGGGTGCATTTAAAGATTACAAGAATATAAACGCCATGAAGTCAGGACAATTAAACGTTAAAAATCCATTACGCTTTAAATTAACAACTGCCTACGCTGAGGATAAATCAATCATGCTAGAAGAATTGGCGTATGCAAAAAAAGTATTTAATGGATTTATTGAAGATGACCGCATGTTTGCGCTGCTTTATTATGCTGAGGACGAGCATTTATGGGACGATACGGGGCTATTACAGGCGAATCCATTAAGAGTTGAGGAAAACTATAACGAGATACGAGATAGCCGTAAATCAGCCATAGAAAAGCCCTCAGAACGTGAAGAATATCTTTGTAAACATATGAATCACTTTTTACCTTCTAATAGTGGCGAAGCGTATGTAAATGTGGAAGACTTGCGAAAATGTAAAATGGAAGATTTCGATTGGTCTGGCCGTCAAGTTTGGCTAGGTTTAGACTTGGCCATGACGAATGATAACTGTTCATTCTCGATAGTGACAGAGGAAGACATGCAAATATATGCGGATTCCTATGCATTTGTGCCGACTGAACGTATTCCTGATAAAAACCGAGTGGAAAAGATTAATTACTACGACCACATTAAATCAGGTAAATGTTTTTCTTGCGGTGATATGACTGTAGATTATGGCTTTATTGAACAAAAGGTTCTGGAAGTAGAAGAACAATTCAATGTCATTGTTATGGGTGTAGCGTATGACCGTTATAACTGCCTTTCTACAGCTCAGAAACTAGAAAAGGAAGGTTTAGTTACTGTAGAAGTAAAACAGCATTCAAGCGTATTACATCCAGCTACAAAGCTATTACGAGAAAAGATTATGAACAAAGAGTTCCATTACACTGAAAATGAATTACTAGAAGAAAATTTCCAAAATGCAAAAGTTACAGAGGACACCAATAAAAACATTTACGTTAATAAGAAAAAATCAACTGGCAAAGTGGACATGGTTGTAAGTCTAATCAACGCAATCTACTTACTGCAGCATGATGTCATCTTTAATCCTGATGCTGATTGGGGCGCACAAATCATTTAA
- a CDS encoding HK97 family phage prohead protease — protein sequence MRIEIRENQVLLDGYVNAVERESRILPSPRGRFKEKIRAKTFERALDKAENVDLLFNHDKNRKLGSLQEGNLQLYEDNIGLRAIAHVSDEEIIQKAKDGKLKGWSFGFVDNKPSWEDGEDGIQKRTLEDIELLEVSILDKTPAYVATSIEARGEDQTISETRGADFKAEIENRSEDTSNKKDIDYSMYEKQIELLKLKGGN from the coding sequence TTGAGGATTGAAATTAGAGAAAATCAAGTGTTGCTCGATGGTTATGTAAATGCTGTGGAGCGTGAAAGTCGTATTTTACCTTCACCAAGAGGTCGATTTAAAGAAAAAATCCGTGCTAAAACGTTCGAAAGAGCTTTAGATAAGGCGGAAAACGTTGATTTATTATTTAATCACGATAAAAACCGTAAGCTTGGATCCTTACAAGAGGGCAATTTGCAACTGTATGAGGATAACATTGGTTTACGCGCTATCGCTCATGTATCTGATGAAGAAATCATTCAAAAAGCAAAAGATGGCAAGTTAAAAGGCTGGTCATTTGGCTTTGTTGATAATAAGCCATCGTGGGAAGACGGGGAAGATGGCATTCAGAAACGCACATTAGAGGACATCGAGCTATTAGAGGTGTCTATTTTAGATAAAACGCCAGCTTATGTTGCTACTTCAATTGAAGCTCGCGGAGAAGATCAGACAATTTCAGAAACTCGCGGAGCAGATTTTAAAGCTGAGATTGAAAATCGCTCAGAAGATACAAGTAATAAAAAAGATATTGATTATTCAATGTATGAAAAACAAATTGAGCTTTTAAAGTTGAAAGGTGGAAACTAA
- a CDS encoding phage tail tube protein: MSKLKANRVINGTYGSVWVNNEKWLDIEEFEAKVTIDYEDVNMAEDPATHKKMLGWSGEGTLKVKKVYSRGANLLADDVKKGILPDVNLVGKLADPGAFGSERVAINEVTFNEFMLMQFAQKTALTEELPYNFADYDFIDRISA; this comes from the coding sequence ATGTCAAAATTAAAAGCTAATCGCGTTATTAACGGCACATATGGCAGCGTGTGGGTGAACAACGAAAAGTGGCTCGATATTGAGGAATTTGAAGCCAAAGTAACCATTGATTATGAAGATGTAAATATGGCCGAAGATCCAGCAACTCATAAAAAGATGCTTGGTTGGTCAGGTGAAGGAACATTAAAAGTTAAAAAGGTTTATAGCCGAGGCGCAAACTTGCTGGCTGATGATGTGAAAAAAGGAATATTGCCTGACGTGAACCTTGTCGGAAAATTAGCTGATCCTGGAGCATTTGGTTCAGAACGTGTAGCCATTAACGAGGTTACATTTAATGAATTTATGCTAATGCAGTTTGCACAAAAAACGGCATTAACAGAGGAATTGCCATATAACTTTGCTGATTACGATTTCATTGATCGGATTAGTGCTTAA
- a CDS encoding head-tail connector protein produces the protein MQVSEITPVELAKYAREDETESDVISTFTLILSAVKAYIKGYTGLSDEQLNTKEDISIAVFVLSNEMYENRIFTVKDNNVNKVVQSILDMHSINLL, from the coding sequence ATGCAGGTTAGTGAAATTACACCAGTTGAACTGGCTAAATATGCGCGAGAAGACGAAACAGAATCAGATGTTATTTCGACTTTTACACTTATTTTATCCGCTGTAAAAGCTTATATAAAAGGATATACAGGGCTATCAGATGAACAACTGAACACAAAAGAAGACATTTCAATTGCTGTTTTTGTGCTTTCGAATGAAATGTATGAAAATCGCATCTTTACGGTGAAGGATAACAACGTGAATAAAGTTGTTCAATCTATTTTAGATATGCATTCAATCAATTTACTTTGA
- a CDS encoding phage major capsid protein — MKKDIKKFIETRSMPSLVEQRNNLLDEMDNLLKGAKEETRALTEEEATRFDEIKNEIAGLDKTITALDEARSLDKKVPAKQAEQRTQEEAETRAFDHYIRGLVEERADVNLTVGANGAVIPSSIANKIIQKVYDISPIYQLATRYNVGGTLSIPYYDESAGTIEMAYSDEFVDLESTSGKFGSIELKGFLAGALSKVSKSLVNNSQFDLVSFVVGKMAESIAKWIENQLLNGTPNKVTGLSTVTQSVTAAAATVLTADELIDVQEEVPDAFQGNAIWIMNKTTRKAIRKLKDGQGNYLLNKDATARWGYTLLGKDVYTSDNMPGMEAGKTAIFYGDMSGLAVKLAENVSIEILREKYSTQHAIGVVGWIEIDAKVENAQKISKLVMKSA, encoded by the coding sequence ATGAAAAAAGATATTAAGAAATTTATTGAAACACGTTCTATGCCGTCTCTAGTTGAGCAGCGAAACAACTTATTAGATGAAATGGATAATTTACTAAAGGGGGCAAAAGAAGAAACTCGAGCACTAACGGAAGAAGAAGCTACTCGTTTTGATGAAATCAAAAATGAAATTGCTGGACTTGATAAAACGATTACTGCATTAGATGAAGCACGTTCTTTGGATAAAAAAGTACCTGCGAAACAAGCTGAACAGCGTACGCAAGAAGAAGCCGAAACGCGTGCTTTCGATCATTACATTCGTGGTTTAGTAGAGGAAAGAGCAGATGTTAATTTAACAGTAGGCGCAAACGGGGCCGTAATTCCTTCTAGTATTGCAAACAAGATCATTCAAAAGGTATACGACATTTCACCAATTTATCAATTGGCAACTCGCTATAATGTAGGCGGTACATTAAGTATTCCATACTATGATGAATCTGCAGGAACTATAGAAATGGCTTATTCTGATGAATTTGTGGATTTGGAATCTACTAGCGGTAAGTTTGGATCAATTGAGTTAAAAGGTTTCTTAGCAGGTGCCTTAAGTAAAGTATCCAAATCACTTGTTAATAACTCACAATTTGATCTTGTTTCGTTTGTAGTTGGGAAAATGGCTGAATCAATTGCTAAATGGATTGAAAACCAATTGTTAAACGGTACACCAAACAAAGTAACTGGTCTTTCAACAGTTACGCAAAGTGTGACTGCAGCAGCTGCAACAGTATTAACAGCTGATGAATTAATTGATGTACAAGAAGAAGTACCTGATGCTTTCCAGGGTAATGCTATTTGGATCATGAACAAAACAACGCGTAAAGCTATTCGCAAATTGAAAGATGGACAAGGTAACTACTTATTAAACAAAGATGCTACCGCACGATGGGGCTATACTTTATTAGGAAAAGATGTGTATACATCTGATAATATGCCAGGAATGGAAGCAGGTAAAACGGCTATTTTCTACGGTGATATGTCAGGGCTTGCAGTAAAACTTGCTGAAAATGTTTCAATCGAAATTCTACGCGAAAAATATTCTACTCAACATGCAATTGGTGTTGTAGGCTGGATTGAAATTGATGCTAAGGTTGAAAATGCTCAAAAAATCTCTAAATTAGTTATGAAATCAGCGTAG
- a CDS encoding phage tail terminator family protein, whose protein sequence is MITFKQIKTTINKKLQSNFIDIDVSSKSANEGFTRPSFKLELDNVKREGYLTQVEKSCTVRIFYFPTDENDNAIELLDVQEALGNLFDLKFSVEDRHLDIVEPNFDEIDGVLQFEFDLQFFDGREYGEGSSSSNTDIEDEIKNGKEWYEKHPVEIMGELDDEEGD, encoded by the coding sequence ATGATTACTTTTAAACAAATTAAAACGACAATCAATAAGAAACTGCAGTCTAATTTTATTGATATCGATGTTTCTAGTAAATCAGCTAATGAAGGATTTACACGGCCATCGTTTAAATTGGAATTAGATAATGTGAAGCGTGAGGGCTATTTAACACAAGTTGAAAAGTCTTGTACGGTTCGCATTTTTTATTTTCCTACAGATGAAAATGATAATGCAATTGAATTGCTAGATGTTCAAGAAGCACTGGGTAATTTATTTGACCTTAAATTTTCTGTGGAAGACCGCCATTTAGATATAGTCGAACCTAATTTTGATGAGATCGATGGTGTATTGCAATTTGAATTTGACCTTCAATTCTTTGACGGCCGTGAATACGGTGAGGGAAGTTCAAGTTCAAATACTGATATTGAGGATGAAATTAAAAACGGGAAAGAATGGTATGAGAAACATCCAGTTGAGATTATGGGTGAGTTGGATGACGAGGAAGGGGATTAA
- a CDS encoding P27 family phage terminase small subunit, which yields MARPSKSVKTMSKNLTKEEIAIRTQTEEKLKGAADEILPPTHLNARQKKIFNFIVKELQASGILGNIDIYILSTCAVAIDRVQQIERIINRDIERLLDRNLLSAKDKYSKEFFRCCNELSLSPQSRAKLGNINFQVRVEEDDPLLKVLSGGKT from the coding sequence TTGGCTAGACCGTCTAAAAGTGTCAAAACAATGAGTAAGAATTTAACGAAGGAAGAAATCGCAATTCGTACTCAAACAGAAGAAAAATTAAAAGGTGCTGCCGATGAAATCTTGCCTCCTACACATTTGAATGCAAGGCAAAAGAAAATTTTCAATTTCATTGTGAAGGAGTTACAAGCAAGTGGGATTCTTGGAAATATTGATATTTATATTCTAAGTACCTGCGCAGTAGCCATTGACCGAGTACAGCAAATTGAAAGAATCATTAACAGGGATATTGAAAGGCTTTTAGATCGTAACTTATTGAGTGCTAAAGATAAGTATTCAAAAGAATTTTTCCGTTGTTGTAATGAATTAAGCCTGTCGCCACAAAGCCGAGCTAAGCTAGGTAATATTAATTTCCAAGTTCGTGTGGAAGAAGATGATCCACTGTTAAAAGTATTGAGTGGTGGTAAAACATGA
- a CDS encoding phage head closure protein → MNPGDLRHRIEILTNQKAKNELEETIYKFIPLKKLWAAIIPQTGSLQKQVADTILTNVTHKIIVRYNAGKDITKDMRIRYKDHEFEIKYVLNPYFKNETLEIFVQEVLK, encoded by the coding sequence ATGAATCCTGGAGATTTAAGACACAGAATTGAAATCCTCACTAATCAAAAGGCTAAAAATGAGTTGGAAGAAACCATTTATAAATTTATACCTTTAAAAAAATTATGGGCAGCTATCATTCCACAAACTGGCTCGTTACAAAAACAGGTAGCTGATACGATCCTAACAAATGTTACACATAAAATCATTGTTCGATATAACGCTGGAAAAGACATTACAAAGGATATGCGTATCAGATATAAGGACCATGAGTTTGAAATCAAATATGTTCTCAATCCTTATTTCAAGAATGAAACACTTGAAATCTTTGTCCAGGAGGTGTTGAAGTGA
- a CDS encoding phage tail sheath subtilisin-like domain-containing protein: protein MGLPQIIIEFNGKAVTAIKRSQLGIVALILKDDVQTADTVTYKSIEEVKTDAWSTENLDYIQKTFMGTPSKVIIERLATTAVDYNAALTRLNNKRFNYLAIPGIEDKDTTIIATWIKTKRDNNKKTFKAVLPNCDADHEGIINFTTTGIKVGEKDYTTAEYTARIAGILAGLPFTRSSTYYELNEIDVITDIEDPDTAVDNGELILINDGENIKIGRGVNSLTTTTGKKTEDFKSIRVMEVQDLIKDDIRTTFDKNYIGKHNNTYDNQVLFIRSINAYYDGLEGEEILDPNYDNKAEINVQKQRSAWESTGVDTTDWDDQKVKEMSFKKNVFLGSNIKIVDAIEDLDMDIAI from the coding sequence ATGGGCCTACCACAAATTATTATTGAGTTTAATGGGAAAGCCGTTACAGCTATTAAGCGTAGCCAGCTTGGAATTGTTGCATTGATACTAAAAGACGACGTGCAAACGGCTGATACAGTAACGTATAAAAGCATAGAGGAAGTAAAAACCGATGCATGGTCAACAGAAAACTTAGATTACATTCAAAAAACTTTCATGGGTACACCAAGTAAAGTCATTATTGAACGCTTGGCAACAACTGCAGTTGATTATAATGCCGCATTAACACGCTTGAATAACAAGCGATTTAATTACTTGGCCATTCCAGGTATCGAAGACAAGGATACAACAATTATTGCAACTTGGATTAAGACTAAACGTGACAATAATAAGAAAACATTTAAGGCAGTTTTACCAAACTGTGATGCAGATCATGAAGGAATCATTAATTTCACAACAACAGGAATTAAAGTTGGCGAGAAGGATTATACAACTGCAGAATACACAGCGCGGATTGCTGGCATCCTGGCAGGGTTGCCATTTACACGTTCATCTACTTATTACGAGTTGAATGAAATAGATGTTATTACAGATATTGAAGATCCTGACACAGCTGTCGATAATGGTGAGCTAATCCTTATTAACGATGGTGAAAACATTAAAATCGGACGAGGCGTTAACAGTCTGACAACAACAACAGGCAAAAAAACAGAAGACTTTAAATCAATCCGTGTTATGGAAGTACAGGACTTAATAAAAGACGATATTCGCACCACATTTGATAAAAATTACATCGGTAAACACAACAACACCTACGATAATCAAGTGTTGTTTATCCGTTCAATTAATGCTTACTATGATGGCTTAGAAGGAGAGGAAATTCTTGATCCGAACTATGACAACAAAGCTGAAATAAATGTACAAAAACAACGCTCAGCGTGGGAGTCAACTGGTGTAGATACTACGGATTGGGATGATCAAAAAGTAAAAGAAATGTCCTTTAAAAAGAATGTATTCTTAGGCAGCAACATTAAGATTGTAGATGCTATCGAGGACTTAGATATGGATATTGCGATTTAA
- a CDS encoding HK97 gp10 family phage protein: MSIQMNGLTDFQRDLFDVATRQIPKEMPKLMRKIGTKARTKVASKARSLVKKKTGKYHKKWKRGKVFVGYQGELVVRVYNSSPHAHLVEDGHRMVDHDGNDLGVFVHGKKPLDKGMREFESSGDVEKETVKWLDELLRKKKL, encoded by the coding sequence GTGAGCATTCAAATGAACGGTTTAACTGACTTTCAACGTGATTTATTTGATGTGGCCACTAGGCAAATACCAAAAGAAATGCCAAAATTAATGCGGAAAATCGGCACCAAAGCAAGGACAAAAGTAGCCAGTAAAGCACGTAGCCTCGTGAAAAAGAAAACAGGCAAGTACCATAAGAAATGGAAGCGAGGTAAAGTCTTTGTGGGTTATCAAGGTGAGCTTGTTGTCCGTGTTTATAATTCATCCCCGCACGCTCATTTAGTAGAAGATGGCCATAGAATGGTTGACCACGATGGAAATGATTTAGGTGTCTTTGTTCATGGTAAAAAACCATTAGACAAAGGTATGCGTGAATTTGAGTCCTCTGGTGATGTAGAAAAAGAAACAGTAAAATGGCTAGATGAATTGTTGAGGAAAAAGAAACTATGA
- a CDS encoding phage tail assembly chaperone, with the protein MTNKEIKRLSVVDLMKEKEKYQVKDDVTEEVVVERLDVVVVLRKPEKSLCVDTMKMARDENNDTDADEYIVYNTMIEPNLKDPELLAAYGCKKIPTEIVSKIFDPGEIAQLSEVAFELAGYKKGGVKAIKN; encoded by the coding sequence ATGACAAATAAAGAAATTAAACGTTTATCAGTTGTAGATTTAATGAAAGAGAAAGAAAAATATCAAGTGAAGGATGATGTCACAGAGGAAGTAGTTGTTGAGCGCTTAGATGTTGTAGTAGTTTTGCGTAAACCTGAAAAGTCTTTATGTGTAGATACAATGAAAATGGCGCGAGATGAAAACAATGACACGGATGCTGATGAATACATTGTTTACAACACAATGATTGAGCCAAATTTAAAAGATCCTGAATTATTAGCAGCATATGGTTGTAAAAAAATCCCTACTGAAATCGTATCAAAAATCTTTGATCCGGGGGAAATTGCCCAATTATCAGAGGTGGCGTTTGAATTAGCTGGATATAAAAAAGGCGGAGTTAAAGCTATAAAAAACTAA